The nucleotide sequence ACTGGCCTCACCCAACATTGCTGTTCACACATAAGTACATATGTACTCTTCTTCAGATGTGCATGTTCAATGCATGGGCAGGCGAGGCCAGCTGCATAACATCAGGTGTGCGTTCAGTGGTAGACCCCATTCCCTTGTCTACATGTGAATGCCCTAAACACCTGACTAATGTGTGCATAGGTTCTGGAGCTCAGTTGAGGCCTCTTCTTTCTCACAGCAAGACTAGCCTTTCCAGCTATGCTCACTCCCCGAAGAGAAAACAGTCAGTAGACCTCTGCCTTAGAGACTTGCACTTTGTCACCTCTGAGTCGGCTCCTGCCTTGCTTGTTGTTTGTactggcaagcaagcaagcactggGAAATATGAAGTGAGGAGGCCAATTCATCAGGGGAGGATGGCACAAGGGGTGCTATCTCGGGGGGGATCTCAGTTCAGGGAGCTTTGATTCAAGGGGTTCCTAGTTTACAGGCCTTGGCTTGCTGGTGATGCTGGGTTCAGCACCTCTGGGGCTTGCACCACTGGTCCTTCTGCTGGCTGCTGCTAAGGGCTATTGACTGACTTGTAAGAATCTATCAGTTAAACTGATATTGGGTAAAGAAGAGACAAGCATCCCCTGAAAGGAGTGAAATGCAACTGTCCTGGCATGTGGACATAAGGAGCTAAAGGGTCCCTGCTATTGATTTAAGAATTTTGATCCTGTCTAATTTTATCAGCATTCTAAAGAGGAAATTGACGGAAGATTTCAGACATGGACCAAAAGGAAAGGGAATTCCCACATGTAGCTCGGATCTGTCTTCatatgtgtacaaaatgtgtcaAGTGAGGTACATCTAGTTTAAGGGAAGGTAAAGAATAGTCCCTTGTGTGCTACAAAGAAAAAGTAGTGGATTAGTGGAGTTCTGCATGGAATATGGTAGACTGCATgtcacattaaaacatttttgaaaccTCCCTGTCGCAACTGTGCTTTTCCTTTCCACTTGAGAGAGCTATACCTGCATTTTGAGATAGCACCAAATCTTTGTTCAGTGTGGCATACAAATCAAGTCTTTCAATCCGGttaagacagatgcacctcagttGACAAATTCTGGAGGCAAATCTAGAATTTCGAAGCCCCATAAATGCCAACAAAGTAGTTCACAAATCAAAACTATGCTCAGCAACATAGTTTGGGAAAATATGTACAACTAATAAATACGTTGAGCTGAAGGCAAGGCTACATAATACAAACCTGGCAAAGGAGAGGATTTGGCTTATGGGTAAAAGGCAGgaggttaaaaatatatattgaaaTAGAGTGACCTCAGGGCAGAATCTAGTGACGTAGTTCCATTAGTAGTTCCAAGTACTCCTGACTGTGCAACAGAagttccctctcctctccctacaTGCCACCTAtacactccctaaatctgttctggggtctCCCTCAATCTTTTGGAGCAGATATGGGGAGGGCTGAAGGGACAttcagggagaagagagggaggggaagttccattgcacagccagAAGTCCTTGTGATAATGGAATTACTTCGTGGATACCGCCTTTGGTTTTTAACTCAGCCCTCACCCAAAAGAATTGGAATAACACCATCACCAGCATGATAGTTAGCACATCATAAAAGCTTAATCCACATATTGGCTGGGTCATGCAGTACCATGAGATACAGTGATGGTTCAAGCCCTCTTAGCTCTGGGCCCAAGCATTTTTGTACTCGTAAGATTCTACCACCCAACTTTTATGCAACATCTCAAGCTGCAGCTGCCTCTTCTAGGATTAACAAGAGCCCATAAGCAAGTGGAACCCGTTCTTAGGCCAGGAACTGTTGTAActgttcccatcagccacaggagCACCataaggtttttttgtttttgtttttacatgttAAGTGTTTGAGCCACCTCTCATATCCAAGGACTACGGTTTGCTCAGCTCCTTGCATTTGGTGAGTGGAAGGCAGCATCAACACAGAAAAGGCCGTCTGTGGATCATCCCCTCATTGGCAAGGTGCTGCACGTTACAAGAAAGAGGCAaggtaaactgctttgtgaggttCACTTGAAAAATGGtctaaaatgcattaaataattaaataacaacACTGTATCCAGAGCAGTTTTACACATAATTGACTCAGATTTCTTCAGGGGAATGTAAACCACCTTTGCTGTATTTTTCTTGCTTCcatttctcttttattttatGGCTGTCATACGACCAGTGATTGTAACCTAGGAGCAGGGGGAAATTAATAAACattcaacttaaaaaaaaaaaaaggtaggaATTTCAGGCTGAACCTTAATATTTTCTTCTTGtgacttgtgcctgctttttaaaaagttatgtcTTCATGACAGCGAACATACAGACcaaaagaaaaattagaaactaatGCACTGAATATGGATTACATTAACTATGAAATATCAATAATCTCTGATGTTTTCTAATCAGCTTCTAACTTCATTCCTAACCTTTGGGCAAATAAGCTACTAAAAACTCCAGCAACTTTCTGGATCTTTAGTTTTTCCAAAGCAAACATAATCAGTCACCTATAATCAATAACTTCACAATCATACACAGCTGGTACTGCTGCCTTTATTTCTCCCATTCCTTTTTGCAATATATCAGTATGTTTTATTTTAGGAAGAATTGTTCTGAAATTAACATCTGGGCATATTAAAATTTCATTGCTAACATAAACACAAAAAATATGAGTATTTGTGTTTACTACTAAGCTTAACTAGAACCACCTCTCAGATATCTGAACTATTTTTCAACATCAACACCCTCTTCCCTGTTTAGCATTGCAGAATGCAACAAGTCAATAGATAAGACTCCTCTAACTTCACACTTGTCGTTACAAAGCACATTTAAAAGAGGATAGTGAAAAGCTGGTTGTGATAATGGACCAATTGATCCTTCTGCTTTTTGAAGTAAACTCACAATAAGATACTGTAGCCACACACACAGAAGATCAGACAAGGGTTTATGGAATCAAAACTATCCTGGTGTGACCAGACAAAAGTGTTCCCTAGATAATGGCAAAGCTTCAGTACTGAATCCAACATTCTGATGAGATTCCAGCCAGCAGAGTAAAATTATCCAGTTATGAGGTATCCAGTTATGACATTTAGATCAGAATTACCAAGGCAAGATGCAGCAGATGCATCCTTAGCCATGCAGTGTCTATTTTAATACACAGATCTTGTCTATGAAAAAGACCCCTGTTGGAGAGGAGCTAAGTGAGTAGATTTCACTTTTCCTTCTCTTCATGGAAGCATGTCAGCTTTATTCACAGATGGCTCGGCTGCTGGAGTGCAATTATTGCCAAACATCTATTACCTTTGCACATTTTCTGTAATTAAACCAGCAGTGTCTTTCCAGGGCTTACATTATACTGAACAAGTACTCAAAAGACACACAAGATAATCAAACTGATGGCTAACAATGGTGGAATAGATGCATCTCTTTTTGTGTGTACGCACGCACATGCACTTGCATGCATGACTATTTGTTGGGAGAGTAAAGGAGGTAGGGAATTCTGGCAGTCTGTGCTGCCCCCTAGCCAAGACCACACCAATGAATCCACCATCAATGTGTGTTCAAAAGCCTTATACTAAACGTATCCTCATTGCATCCTGATCTTCCAGAATGAAATTTCAGTTAACAGCAAAGACTATGAGGCTTAATCAAACCAAGAAGACAACCAAGCTGCCAAAGGAAACAGAGTTCAAGTAAGCCCTGAACCCAAACTGTCATCGCATCAGATGTCTCTGGTACTTACGATAAAAGACGTATTCCGTGTAGCTGGACCAAACtttgtcatcagtgtactgattgACAAAAGAAGCCGCGACTGAGGAATTACAGGCTACCATGTGGAATCCACATTCTGACAACATATCAAAAGCCCGCTCCAGGTGCCTGAACTTTAGGTAGAACCTGGAGGTGTATCTGTCGGGAGCCCGGTCTGGGTCTCTGCTCTCATTCAAACTTTCTCCAAAAACTTCTTTGACCAGAGCAATCCTGCCACAAACCAAAATCCGTGGGACTCTCCTGAACTTCGCATCTGCTTGGGTCTCCCGGCCCATAGTGCACGACCCCCTGTAGCCAATGGTAATGAAGCCCCACTTTCGATCCGAAGGCATGAGAGATGACGGGGCACATATTCTTGTGTCACTGCTTTGGGAAACCTCCTCATAATCACTATGGCAATAATCATCAGGGCTTTGCTTGATCTCATCAGGAGTCAAAAGTTTGACCAAGTCCGGTAACTGAAAGTACTCGGCTTCCCTCTTGAGCCTTCCTCTTTCTGGAAAATGGTCAGGCAGGACCACTTGCTTGTCCCTGAGATAGTCCAGAATGTAGCGGAATAGGAAACCATCTCTGTCAATGAATATCCTTCCCTTGGAATCTTTTGCTAGATCATTGGCCGTCTCTCTCTTGGAGGTGAACATTTTCCAAAGCAGGGAGTGGGGAATGCCTGTTAAAGTTGAGTGGCGAGTGAAGTAAACCTGGCCACCCACATTCAGCTCTATCACCTCTGGGAAAGAATGTGCAGCTGTCGCTTGTTCTCTGGGAGGAAGGTAAGTCCTGCAATTTCCACTCAAGGCCATGATATTAAACAAGCCAACCACAAGTTGTGGTAGAACTCACACTTACATCCAAGGTTTCAATAAGGCTCCTGTACCCGCTCCCCCAAGGGTTTCCTAACATTTACAGAGATTGGGATGGACAGGTGGGAAAGGGAAAATGAAAAGCAGGTTGCaggttttatttacttatttcccAGTTGTCCAGAAATGAATGATCACAAAAACTGGCAGGTGGCttgaaccttaaaaaaaaaaaacagaagatgaaaagggCTCACTTCGCAAAAGACAATCAAATAACCAGGTCTTCCAACAAAGCCTCAAACAGTAGGGTCAAGCCACATTTTCTTATTATTCACAAGCCTGTggaataagaaaaaaaataagaaagcaTTATTTCCCTATGCATGAGAGGGGGGGGAACACCCCACAGTATTTTAATGGAGTAAAAAACAGTTGAGTTTTGAATGCTCCACATGCTACCAGTGTAAGGGAATATTTACCCTGCTCTATCATTTTTTCTTAGATGAAAGAGCACTTGAAgaagttaaaaaaagaagatagcACCTGTTCCAGGTTTGCACAAACATCTAATTTTGAAAATGTAAACGAGGGAATAGAAGCATCGAATCTTACCTTGGTTACACAAATGCATAGTTCTTGTGAAGGGAAGCAACCTTTTCTAAGCAACCCCAAAACCAGCACTCAGGCAGGGTCTGGATCTGGAATGAAAGCAAATCCAAAgcaggaaagggactgaaaaaagATAAGCTAAGTCCAGTTGGCAATATCCAGGCAGAAGTTAATAGTTAAAACCCTTGCACAGGAAAGTTAACCAGACTGGGAGCAAAAAGAAACAGAGCTGTTTAGCAATAGCTGAGACCCACGAGGGAGAGGCAAAAACAGTATAAATCCCAGGTCAAGACTCTTTAGGAGAGCATTTCAGGAGGGCTTTGCTTTAGATGACTTGCAGAAAGCCCAGATACTGAGAAGAGCACTGACACCTTTCAGTGGCATCCCACAGTGGTACCCTCTCCATCAGTAAGGACAGAGAGCCTCCCATGTTTCCAGCCAGGCTGAGAGAGTACAAGCCTGCAGCAGTTTGAAAAAAAGATGCCCAGGGAAGCTGCTTGTTCTGCTTTCACTAGCCAAGCTGCTGCTCTGGTTGCTGAGCTGGGTGGTTCCACAGTTCCCAGTGCAGTTCAGATGCTGTTGTTTCAGCAGTGCAGGAAAGAAACCATCCAGGGAAATGACTATTACATCATCTTAAAGGAATATGGCTTTGAGAAAGCCGTGGAACCTGGAGGGGGTGGGACTCGCtagtttctctcccccttcttcatTTTTTAACGAGTAGCAGAAGCATGGCATGAGGCTGCCACAGTCAGTGATACTCCAGGAAAGCTTATACTGCTTAATTCGCTGGATGAAAAGGACCAATTCCACATTTTGTCCTTTGCAGAGCTCTGTATTTGAGCATGCATtaagttctttcttttttctaaacACAGGTtggacactctctctctctctctctctctctccctctctcctgttGCACATTTTTCTGCCTTGATAAATTGTATCCCTCTGTGGTACTATGCAAAATGAAACCTTATGGTTTGATACAATCCCCCAAAGGCACACAGAATAAATTAAATGGCATAAATATGTAAATTGAAGCTTTGATTTTCAAGCACATATACATAGGAAAATGTCACCCAATGAATTAACTCATCAAGATCTGTCAAGCGGCAAGACAAAAACATGGGGGTTGGGGAAGAAGAAAATGGAAAGGGGCATTTTATGGTAGTGATTATGGTCTTGAAAAGTTGAAATAGGAGGCAATTTACACCTCTGAAATAAAGCACCATAACCAGATTTTACTAAGATAAATTTAGGGTCCTAAAATGTGCCCTTTAAAAGCAATAGTGGCTGCACCAACTTAACAACTGGACACAGTCCAGCAATAAATATATTCAACAAAAATATCCAGGATTTTATACTGTGCATTTTTCAAGGATGTAGTCAGTGCCAATTTTGTTACTGTTGATAATGTTACAAGGATTGGATGAAAGTGGTAGTTAACAGGCTTAAAGCGTTTGGCATTTTCTAAATAATGTCTATAAGCAgcttttaaaaactttattaTATAGTGTGCATTTGACATGCATtagtaaactttttttaaaaaagcagtcaaATTATATTCTGGTTCAAAGTGTTTATATGGGTTCCAGAAAATATCTCAATACATTCTTATTAATTACTTTTATTTTGAGTTACTAAGTTTCTATCgtctccttcctcccaaagaaatcCTGGGCGGTAAATACCAAAgcgaacatatttaaaacaattaaaaacatctaaaaacattgacaaacatttgtttaaaaatgtaaaaacatataaaagtcaTATAGCCTcccagctaataatttcaaggatGCCAAGAACAGCATATTTCAGCTATCAAATGATTTTAAGTtcttcctgaaagttaataataaGGTAGATAGATGCACCTCAccaaggagggcattccagaaacagggaaccaccactgagaagcccctGCCAACCATATGGCCTCCACTGGATGTTCTGCTACAGCACACTTGGCTGCTTCAGCCTGGCATGTAGGGCCTTCAGCTCAGACAGAGTCAGCACTATTACtgcaggcccttgggcaccagaccacCATGGGTTCCCAGGGCCCCCTGCACACACACTTAAATGCACCAATCGTGCCACCTCTTGCATCACCATAtcagcgcacatgcctgccatcaccgaaTATAACTGCAGGGCTGTGTTGACATCCCTGCCACCACCATggatgatggcatgcatgtgcatgcagcatgcGCATGCAGCAACACAAGAGGTGGTGCAACCAAGCACGTTTACGTATGTGCCAGCTGCATGAGCATAGGGGTGGTGATGTTGCCTGGGAAAGTGAAGCTCATGCTCTGCAATCCGTGCCACCATCCAGACACAATTTGTGATCATGCCCTACAATTCGATGCTGGTGGGGATCGTGGAGTGGGATCTCTACCCTCCCAGCCCCAAGAGcactcagccagtgcccaacctggccacccagtGGCACCAGGTCTCAGCTCATATTTCAAACCTTTACAATCTTGACCAGAGGTTTCAGAAATACACATCTCTATTGACAATTGCTCTAGTGAAACTGAGAACCACATAGTCAAGATCACACAGGAAATTCTATAAATTCAATATATAAACTTTTAGTTGCATTAAGTCTTGCTTTAGCTAtaacatttttttcctgttgtgGCCTCAGTAATAATTTTGATcctgcaaaaaaataaaacattctcTTGGTGTTATTTACCATGTTTATAGCACCACCTAATGGCCCAATGAGATTATGACAGTCTCTGTCAGAACAATAGACGACAAGGTCTGCTTCATAAACTATGACTACAGTCATGTGCGGAGTGCTCTAGGACAGTCACCTATTCAAAAGGTTAACGGATCATTGATAACAGCAACCAAGTCCTCCAATATTTTAGCAGCCCTTTAATAATGTTTCAATAACAACTAGAAACATACAGGCATTTATGGGAATCATAGCAATATAACCAAGGCAACAGTCAAACATGCTTACtagtgagtaagccccactgaaaacaataggacttacttcaaagtaaacatgcatagaattgtgctgtacaAAATTAATCTTACACACGATTATCCTTTTAAAATGTTCAGTGAGGGAAACAGAACAGGAacatccttcaaaaaatggataGTTTTTATGCATGATGTCTGCAGGCACAAGCATGGCTatgtttttgtatagtttgtaCAGTTTGGCTATGTAATTGTGAGCCTTACACATATGAATGTGATGTGTGTTCATAAAACTTAATGTATGCAAAACTTAATTTATGCAAAGGCATGATTACTTGAAATTATTTATGCAGAGTTGTGCTTGCAATTTATACAGGCTAGATCCCTCATTAAATTTAAATGAAACATCACAAGAACTATAGCACTGtttgggagatggaggaggaTATATGGGCACATTCCTTATTAAAGAACAgggtttttaaaagaacaaagaagcTGCAGGGATGGAAAGAGACTGGGATGTGACTTGGAGCATTGGGGGAGAAGGGGGTTATTCCttttcccccatgccattttcccaACTAATATTCAGCCCCCAAGTAGTAACAACAGCACTAGGAGGGAACATTGGCAATGGAGAAAGGCTTCATCCTTTTCCTCCAGTGCTGCTATCCCAATCTAATTTGTCCCACGTccccattaaaaaaacaattcaaagAAGATCTTGTTCATGGATTCCCCACATAATGACTCTTTGGTCCCAGTAATCTTCTTTAATCAAAAGCTTTGGTTGTTTCATCCATTGTGCACatccattcttcttcttctgccagAGCTCCTTTCTCTGGAACTTACTGCCTCCATTTGACGTATGTTCTTCCTCCTTTTTGTATCTGTAAACATCTCAGCACCACCTGAAAATCTCGCTTCTCCCAGCCTATAACACCTGACCTTACTTATTTAATGAACCTATGGACCCTTCTTTTTCCAGGCAAAAAAATGTCTCCCAAAGCATTTTaggaactgtagagttggaaggggtctataaggccatcgagcccaaccccctgctcaatgcaggaatccaagttaaagcatacctgacaggtggctatccagctgcctct is from Rhineura floridana isolate rRhiFlo1 chromosome 3, rRhiFlo1.hap2, whole genome shotgun sequence and encodes:
- the KCTD16 gene encoding BTB/POZ domain-containing protein KCTD16, which translates into the protein MALSGNCRTYLPPREQATAAHSFPEVIELNVGGQVYFTRHSTLTGIPHSLLWKMFTSKRETANDLAKDSKGRIFIDRDGFLFRYILDYLRDKQVVLPDHFPERGRLKREAEYFQLPDLVKLLTPDEIKQSPDDYCHSDYEEVSQSSDTRICAPSSLMPSDRKWGFITIGYRGSCTMGRETQADAKFRRVPRILVCGRIALVKEVFGESLNESRDPDRAPDRYTSRFYLKFRHLERAFDMLSECGFHMVACNSSVAASFVNQYTDDKVWSSYTEYVFYREPSRWSSSHCDCCCKNGKGDKGGESGTSCNELSTSSCDSQSEASSPQETVICGPVTRQSTIQTLDRPVKKGPVQLLQQSEIRRKSDLLRTLTSGSRESNSSKKKSVKEKLSIEEELEKCIQDFLKIKIPDRFPERKHPWQSELLRKYHL